The Halogeometricum rufum genome has a segment encoding these proteins:
- a CDS encoding cupredoxin domain-containing protein — translation MNSTDEGSEAGTDEQTATRLAVARRTVLRAAGATTALGLGATTASADEHTGTDDGPGADDGEGGGGADDGEGGDGGMPAELDPLFGYASADPNPCGGEAGAECFEAFAPPIRPSHEVEMNIDLPGALLAIGEQGALSDVTTQSINESVADGTVERETLHRPDAAVDFETPEGTQTLTVEAIARMVADTLGFHFGPAGLRVEPGDVVLFSAESPDHAVAPYHERHGRQNRVPDGVGPFSSPLVPVGGYWLYRFETPGVYDCYCPPHDPFGMVCRVVVTAGDVPDPSIENVGRPPPAHNDIAGVLGGLDPNLPSSMAALNTDALSPANVVEAGRVAWADVVASHRSDA, via the coding sequence ATGAATAGCACAGACGAGGGGAGCGAGGCTGGAACCGACGAACAGACAGCGACGCGACTGGCCGTCGCGCGGCGGACCGTCCTCCGCGCGGCGGGCGCGACGACGGCGCTCGGTCTCGGTGCGACCACCGCGTCGGCGGACGAACACACCGGGACGGACGACGGACCGGGGGCCGACGACGGTGAGGGCGGTGGCGGGGCGGACGACGGCGAGGGCGGCGACGGCGGGATGCCCGCGGAACTCGACCCGCTGTTCGGCTACGCGTCGGCGGACCCGAACCCCTGCGGGGGCGAGGCCGGAGCGGAGTGCTTCGAGGCGTTCGCGCCGCCGATTCGGCCGTCCCACGAGGTGGAGATGAACATCGACCTGCCGGGTGCGCTGTTGGCCATCGGCGAACAGGGGGCGCTCTCGGACGTGACGACGCAGAGCATCAACGAGTCCGTCGCCGACGGGACGGTCGAACGGGAGACGCTCCACCGCCCGGACGCGGCGGTCGACTTCGAGACGCCGGAGGGGACGCAGACGCTGACGGTGGAGGCGATAGCCCGGATGGTCGCCGACACTCTCGGTTTCCACTTCGGCCCGGCCGGACTCCGCGTCGAACCCGGCGACGTGGTCCTGTTCAGCGCGGAGTCGCCGGACCACGCCGTCGCGCCCTACCACGAACGGCACGGGCGCCAGAACCGGGTCCCCGACGGCGTGGGGCCGTTCTCGTCCCCACTCGTCCCCGTCGGCGGCTACTGGCTCTACCGGTTCGAGACGCCGGGCGTCTACGACTGCTACTGCCCGCCGCACGACCCGTTCGGGATGGTCTGCCGCGTCGTCGTCACGGCGGGCGACGTGCCGGATCCGTCGATAGAGAACGTCGGGCGGCCGCCGCCGGCGCACAACGACATCGCGGGCGTCCTCGGCGGACTCGACCCCAACCTCCCGAGTTCGATGGCGGCGCTGAACACCGACGCCCTCTCGCCCGCGAACGTGGTCGAGGCGGGACGCGTCGCGTGGGCGGACGTCGTCGCGTCGCACCGGAGCGACGCCTGA
- a CDS encoding alkaline phosphatase D family protein: protein MPRDEHADDGADEGGARGTAAEGTADESDPTRRDVLARTGGSVAAGVAATLAGRGLVGTVEAATNRTDRRPEAAAENPEATFPQSVASGDPTPDGVVLWTRLAPDRYRDGESVTATVARDEAFDDVVGTYEVPGGVVGPGTDYTVRLTLDGELDPGTAYHYRFAYRGVASRTGRCRTLPAPDASPDSVSFALCTCQDYRNGYYGAYGHVARADVDFLVHLGDFVYESAGPSAYDGRDVELPSGASQAMDLEDFRHLHRTYRTDRFLRRALGRHTLIATWDDHEIVNNRYWDYEADAPGCWPADHPAANDAERLRDLFADGIRAWWEYLPARVRYDEDAPLRERIRLNREFAFGDLVDLVVTDERLHRSEQAGTQRARQLSFQSDDESGSSRTILGERQREWFLDSLDASEATWTAWANEVLNMAFSLREDGNRVYNADAWDGYEAERATITDALADVANAVALTGDMHTALAGYVQQSYPDDDEASPSRVGVEFMTPAVTSVNLGELLELPDGEFGRRLASELVAETNPHVEFFDSHHWGYATVTFTPDNCTYSAWAVDKDSDEMGDRERLATLRVRAGEMEIRDVR, encoded by the coding sequence ATGCCGAGAGACGAGCACGCGGACGACGGTGCGGACGAGGGGGGAGCGCGGGGGACGGCGGCCGAGGGGACGGCGGACGAGTCGGACCCGACGAGGCGTGACGTCCTCGCCCGGACCGGCGGGTCCGTCGCCGCGGGCGTCGCCGCGACGCTGGCCGGCCGCGGCCTCGTCGGGACGGTGGAGGCGGCGACGAACCGGACCGACCGGCGGCCCGAGGCGGCCGCCGAGAACCCCGAGGCGACGTTCCCGCAGTCGGTGGCGAGCGGCGACCCGACGCCCGACGGCGTCGTCCTGTGGACGCGCCTCGCGCCGGACCGCTATCGGGACGGCGAGTCGGTGACGGCGACGGTGGCCCGCGACGAGGCGTTCGACGACGTGGTGGGCACGTACGAGGTACCGGGCGGCGTCGTCGGCCCGGGGACGGACTACACCGTCAGGCTGACGCTCGACGGCGAACTCGACCCGGGGACGGCGTACCACTACCGATTCGCGTACCGCGGCGTCGCCAGCCGAACGGGTCGCTGTCGGACGCTCCCGGCGCCGGACGCCTCGCCCGACTCCGTCTCCTTCGCGCTCTGTACGTGTCAGGACTACCGGAACGGCTACTACGGCGCCTACGGCCACGTCGCCAGGGCGGACGTGGACTTCCTCGTCCACCTCGGCGACTTCGTCTACGAGTCCGCCGGGCCGTCCGCGTACGACGGCCGCGACGTCGAACTTCCGAGCGGCGCGTCGCAGGCGATGGACCTCGAGGACTTCCGGCACCTGCACCGGACGTACCGCACGGACCGGTTCCTCCGACGCGCGCTCGGACGGCACACCCTGATAGCGACGTGGGACGACCACGAGATAGTGAACAACCGCTACTGGGACTACGAGGCGGACGCGCCGGGCTGTTGGCCCGCGGACCACCCGGCGGCGAACGACGCCGAACGCCTCCGGGACCTGTTCGCCGACGGCATCCGGGCGTGGTGGGAGTACCTCCCCGCGCGGGTGCGCTACGACGAGGACGCGCCCCTCCGCGAGCGGATTCGGCTGAACCGCGAGTTCGCCTTCGGCGACCTGGTGGACCTCGTCGTGACCGACGAACGCCTCCACCGCTCCGAGCAGGCGGGGACCCAGCGCGCCCGACAGCTCTCCTTCCAGTCCGACGACGAGAGCGGGTCCAGTCGGACCATCCTCGGCGAGCGTCAGCGCGAGTGGTTCCTCGACAGCCTCGACGCCTCCGAGGCGACGTGGACGGCGTGGGCGAACGAGGTGCTGAACATGGCGTTCAGCCTCCGCGAGGACGGTAACCGCGTCTACAACGCCGACGCGTGGGACGGCTACGAGGCCGAACGCGCGACCATCACGGACGCGCTGGCGGACGTGGCCAACGCCGTCGCCCTCACCGGCGACATGCACACCGCACTCGCGGGCTACGTCCAGCAGTCGTACCCCGACGACGACGAGGCGTCGCCGTCCCGCGTCGGCGTCGAGTTCATGACGCCCGCGGTGACCAGCGTCAACCTCGGCGAACTGCTGGAACTGCCGGACGGCGAGTTCGGCCGGCGACTCGCCAGCGAACTCGTCGCGGAGACGAACCCGCACGTGGAGTTCTTCGACAGCCACCATTGGGGGTACGCGACGGTGACGTTCACGCCCGACAACTGCACCTACTCGGCGTGGGCCGTCGACAAGGACAGCGACGAGATGGGCGACCGGGAGCGACTGGCGACCCTCCGCGTCCGGGCGGGCGAGATGGAGATACGCGACGTGCGGTAG
- the ndk gene encoding nucleoside-diphosphate kinase, with protein MSHHDERTFVMVKPDGVQRGLVGDVVSRFEERGLKLVAGKFMQIDQDLAHEHYGEHEDKPFFDDLVDFITSGPVFAMVWQGADATRQVRSMVGETDPAESAPGTIRGDYGLDLGRNVIHASDHEDEGANEREIALFFDDDELVDYERVDETWLYEEEDH; from the coding sequence ATGAGCCACCACGACGAGCGCACGTTCGTGATGGTCAAGCCCGACGGCGTCCAGCGCGGACTCGTCGGCGACGTCGTCTCCCGCTTCGAAGAGCGCGGGCTGAAACTGGTCGCCGGCAAGTTCATGCAGATCGACCAGGACCTCGCCCACGAACACTACGGCGAGCACGAGGACAAGCCGTTCTTCGACGACCTCGTGGACTTCATCACGTCCGGTCCCGTCTTCGCGATGGTCTGGCAGGGCGCCGACGCGACCCGGCAGGTTCGCTCGATGGTCGGCGAGACCGACCCCGCCGAGTCCGCCCCCGGCACCATCCGCGGCGACTACGGACTGGACCTCGGCCGCAACGTCATCCACGCCTCGGACCACGAGGACGAGGGTGCGAACGAGCGCGAGATAGCCCTCTTCTTCGACGACGACGAACTCGTCGACTACGAGCGCGTCGACGAGACGTGGCTCTACGAAGAAGAGGACCACTGA
- a CDS encoding 50S ribosomal protein L24e, with amino-acid sequence MVEKRTCDYSGEEIEPGTGTMYVKNDGTILHFKDSKAEKNYFLGREARDLEWTAEGQAAGGPSEEGSE; translated from the coding sequence ATGGTAGAGAAGCGCACGTGCGACTACTCTGGTGAAGAGATCGAGCCCGGCACGGGCACGATGTACGTAAAGAACGACGGCACCATCCTCCACTTCAAGGACTCGAAGGCCGAGAAGAACTACTTCCTCGGCCGCGAGGCGCGCGACCTGGAGTGGACGGCCGAAGGACAGGCCGCCGGCGGTCCCTCCGAGGAGGGCTCCGAATGA